In Streptomyces sp. NBC_00483, a single window of DNA contains:
- a CDS encoding ABC transporter permease, whose protein sequence is MSTVTYAPALAGHHGFRQAARMEWIKLRSLRSTMYALLLTVVGMIAMGVVTMANTKAPQGASKVASFDPTNNVLAGVALGQLIIGVLGVLVISGEYASGTIHSTLAAVPDRRLALAAKAAVFGGLALAIGEVVTFVSFLAGTAALSPGVPHPSLGDPAVLRAVLMSGAYLAMVGLMGLGIGTITRHTASAIGVLVGITYVLPALLAGTTGTTVAKFFPTMIAGNSLAVTVPVDGMLSPWAGFGVLCLYTAAFLAVGDRLLARRDA, encoded by the coding sequence ATGAGCACCGTGACGTACGCGCCCGCCCTGGCGGGGCACCATGGCTTCCGGCAGGCCGCCCGGATGGAGTGGATCAAGCTGCGGAGCCTGCGGTCGACAATGTACGCGCTGCTCCTCACCGTGGTCGGCATGATCGCCATGGGGGTCGTGACGATGGCCAACACCAAGGCGCCGCAGGGTGCTTCGAAGGTGGCGTCCTTCGACCCGACGAACAATGTCCTGGCGGGTGTGGCCCTCGGGCAGCTCATCATCGGCGTGCTGGGTGTCCTCGTGATATCCGGCGAGTACGCGTCGGGGACGATCCACTCGACGCTGGCCGCGGTGCCGGACCGGCGGCTCGCGCTGGCGGCGAAGGCCGCGGTGTTCGGCGGTCTCGCGCTGGCCATCGGCGAGGTGGTCACGTTCGTGTCGTTCCTCGCGGGGACCGCGGCACTCTCCCCCGGTGTCCCGCATCCTTCGCTCGGTGACCCCGCTGTGCTGCGCGCCGTGCTCATGTCGGGCGCGTATCTGGCGATGGTCGGCCTGATGGGGCTCGGGATCGGCACGATCACCCGGCACACGGCGAGCGCGATAGGTGTCCTGGTCGGCATCACGTATGTGCTGCCCGCGCTGCTGGCCGGGACCACGGGGACGACGGTCGCGAAGTTCTTCCCGACGATGATCGCGGGCAATTCGCTGGCGGTGACGGTGCCGGTCGACGGGATGCTGTCGCCCTGGGCCGGGTTCGGGGTGCTGTGCCTGTACACGGCGGCGTTCCTCGCCGTGGGCGACCGGCTGCTGGCGCGTCGCGATGCCTGA